A window of Pedobacter lusitanus contains these coding sequences:
- a CDS encoding L-threonylcarbamoyladenylate synthase, with the protein MLKTEIDKALTVLKNGGVILYPTDTVWGLGCDATNEAAVEKINTIKGRSSDKSFIILLDNDSKIQSYINEVPEVAYDLIEYAEHPLTIIFSGAKNLAKNVINADGSVGIRVIRHDFVQQLLQRFRKPIVSTSANLSGQPTPVFFDEIDEEIKTAVDYVVDWEQELRIKKKPSTIMKLSPSGQFSFIRK; encoded by the coding sequence ATGCTAAAAACGGAAATTGACAAGGCATTAACCGTCTTGAAAAATGGAGGCGTAATCCTCTATCCTACTGATACAGTCTGGGGTTTAGGATGTGATGCAACGAACGAGGCTGCAGTTGAAAAAATCAATACCATTAAAGGGCGCTCATCTGATAAAAGTTTTATTATTCTTTTGGATAATGATTCAAAAATACAAAGTTATATAAATGAAGTACCTGAGGTAGCTTATGATCTGATTGAATATGCAGAACATCCATTAACCATTATCTTTTCAGGGGCAAAAAACCTGGCTAAAAATGTGATTAATGCCGATGGAAGCGTAGGTATAAGAGTGATCAGACATGATTTTGTCCAGCAATTACTACAACGTTTCAGAAAACCAATAGTCTCTACATCCGCAAACCTGTCCGGACAACCGACACCAGTTTTTTTTGATGAAATAGATGAAGAAATTAAAACGGCCGTAGACTATGTGGTAGACTGGGAGCAGGAACTCAGAATTAAGAAAAAACCTTCAACCATTATGAAATTAAGTCCATCTGGTCAATTTTCCTTCATTAGAAAGTAA